One Bacteroidota bacterium genomic window carries:
- a CDS encoding choice-of-anchor D domain-containing protein encodes MKKFYGFMLLVLFSISGMAQSTYTTFRTEPIDGNNTFNNSYEKFNTTRTQITSFVTWDKDYVYIAFSGSTPNGSLTDNSRAIHIYIDSDPQLNPILGTGTTSGDAWLWNPSLPFSANYHYVFKTSDNTQVKRKFNGGGWGNFDFATDNWKNTTANYWELRIARSGIGNPNQISIVAYVEEDWTGGSAWISGGLPEGLFTNTQTQGNITFNNKFLNINFLDKIAPNSTANLNNFGWSLRLKAMNGTVSDTTALAGMFLNTTNGYDAGIDLPKPPSSPSNFIEVYFPHNDWGSALGPKYERDFKFHTDLSSTTSTWSFTVNSDVVGNITISAASFADVPSTYAITLKDLSNNELTNLRTGTYTYSNAGEATAKNFELIIGVTLSNPTINLSTKTYNYGVIKTDKDSSFTLTISNTGDQTLRLTGLTLTGDFYSISGDTTTYLAKNASTTRALKFAPRATGTFNGQLVITSNDPTTPSDTVKLTGIGQALSPNISVWVDTLKFGDVVAGTSSDIGFYVANTGDTALAVSNVVASGTGFSYSGSASFSVAVNDSNQVTVRFAPATTGSFTGTITITSNDPDTPTKTVQLKGTGTTSASSKIYAAGWNLMSIPLNPVSNLASDVLAGIPSYLLYKYASGTYQSSNTIDPAVGYWLGIETADTVNLTGTPLLTDQTKTLAGGWNLIASPFAGGSPKNNLRIIQGSTTYTIDEAVTANLVQANIYKYNNTTTPGYATVTSLDAWNGHWFFTLASDLSVKYIYALSDASEPKVIPEIEVTPSNWFVNILSEMNGIKDNYLQFGTNELATDGFDNKFDNVKAPIAPAANAIESYFFQTGWTNFATRFATNIQAPLQNGNNKSWSFRVYAKQAGTFKISWLDIINQIPQEIRDTYNFVLRGPGISSGINMLVQTSYEFNVTAGGTYSFIINSTPTGIEDDLMNLSFNLGQNYPNPFNPTTMINFSIKEAGLVSLKIYDILGNEVVTLVNEVKQPGRYDVRFEASNLPSGTYFYKLVQGKNSEIKKLLLLK; translated from the coding sequence ATGAAAAAATTCTACGGGTTTATGCTGCTTGTACTGTTCTCAATTTCGGGAATGGCACAATCAACATATACAACTTTCCGAACCGAACCGATTGACGGTAACAACACTTTCAACAATTCTTATGAAAAATTCAACACTACCAGAACCCAGATAACTTCTTTCGTTACATGGGACAAAGATTATGTGTATATCGCTTTTTCAGGCTCAACACCCAACGGTTCATTGACTGATAATTCGCGTGCGATTCACATCTACATCGACAGCGATCCACAGTTGAATCCTATTCTGGGAACAGGAACCACATCAGGAGATGCCTGGCTTTGGAATCCGTCACTTCCTTTCTCGGCTAATTACCATTATGTTTTTAAAACGAGTGATAATACCCAGGTTAAAAGGAAATTCAATGGCGGTGGCTGGGGAAATTTCGATTTTGCCACCGACAACTGGAAGAATACCACAGCAAACTATTGGGAACTAAGAATAGCAAGGTCAGGCATTGGCAACCCGAACCAGATCAGCATCGTTGCCTATGTTGAAGAAGACTGGACGGGTGGATCAGCCTGGATATCAGGCGGTCTTCCTGAAGGACTGTTCACAAACACCCAGACACAGGGAAACATAACCTTTAACAATAAATTCCTGAATATCAATTTTCTCGATAAAATTGCACCAAATTCGACTGCGAATCTAAACAACTTTGGCTGGTCACTCCGACTAAAAGCAATGAACGGCACTGTATCAGATACCACTGCCCTCGCAGGCATGTTTTTGAACACAACGAACGGATATGATGCAGGTATTGACCTGCCCAAACCTCCTTCTTCACCGAGTAATTTTATAGAAGTTTATTTCCCTCACAACGACTGGGGTTCCGCTCTTGGACCAAAATATGAAAGAGACTTTAAGTTCCATACTGATCTTTCTTCAACCACTTCAACATGGAGTTTTACCGTAAACTCCGATGTGGTTGGTAATATTACCATTAGTGCTGCCTCATTTGCCGATGTACCATCCACTTATGCGATCACTCTGAAAGATTTGTCGAATAATGAACTGACCAATCTGAGGACAGGAACCTACACATATTCGAACGCCGGTGAAGCAACAGCGAAGAACTTCGAACTGATAATTGGCGTAACACTTTCCAACCCAACGATCAATCTCAGCACCAAAACATATAATTACGGTGTAATAAAAACAGACAAGGATTCATCGTTTACTCTCACGATATCGAACACAGGGGATCAGACACTCCGCCTTACAGGACTGACTCTTACAGGTGATTTTTATTCGATAAGTGGTGATACCACAACATACCTCGCAAAGAATGCGTCCACTACCCGTGCCCTTAAATTTGCACCCCGGGCTACCGGTACTTTTAACGGACAACTGGTAATTACGAGCAATGACCCGACAACACCCTCGGACACTGTTAAATTGACGGGTATCGGACAGGCACTCTCACCAAACATCTCGGTTTGGGTCGATACTCTCAAGTTTGGTGATGTGGTGGCAGGAACTTCCTCTGACATCGGATTTTATGTAGCCAATACCGGCGATACGGCTCTTGCAGTTTCAAATGTTGTCGCATCAGGCACGGGATTCAGTTACAGCGGCAGCGCTTCCTTTTCAGTGGCCGTAAATGATTCAAATCAGGTAACTGTAAGATTTGCTCCTGCAACCACAGGATCGTTTACAGGCACCATAACAATTACAAGCAACGACCCCGATACACCAACAAAAACGGTTCAGTTGAAAGGCACCGGCACCACTTCCGCATCATCAAAAATCTACGCCGCGGGCTGGAACCTGATGTCGATACCGTTGAATCCTGTTTCAAATCTTGCATCTGATGTGCTGGCAGGAATTCCTTCCTACCTCCTCTACAAGTATGCAAGTGGTACATACCAGAGTTCGAATACTATCGACCCTGCAGTTGGTTACTGGCTTGGCATAGAAACTGCAGATACTGTAAATCTGACAGGTACTCCGCTTCTAACCGACCAGACTAAGACCCTTGCCGGTGGATGGAACCTGATAGCCTCACCATTCGCAGGTGGTTCTCCAAAGAATAACCTGAGAATTATTCAGGGGTCAACCACATATACAATAGATGAAGCTGTTACTGCAAATCTGGTTCAGGCAAACATCTACAAGTATAACAACACCACCACCCCCGGGTATGCCACGGTTACTTCACTTGATGCGTGGAACGGCCACTGGTTCTTCACACTTGCATCAGACCTTAGTGTGAAATATATTTATGCTTTGAGTGATGCATCAGAGCCAAAGGTAATCCCAGAAATAGAAGTAACACCTTCGAACTGGTTTGTGAACATCCTTTCTGAAATGAACGGTATAAAAGACAATTACCTCCAATTCGGAACCAATGAACTGGCTACCGACGGATTCGATAACAAATTCGATAATGTGAAAGCACCGATTGCACCTGCTGCCAACGCAATTGAATCTTACTTCTTCCAGACGGGTTGGACAAACTTTGCCACAAGATTTGCAACAAACATTCAGGCACCATTGCAGAATGGCAACAACAAATCGTGGTCATTCCGAGTATACGCGAAGCAGGCAGGCACATTCAAGATTAGCTGGCTCGATATCATCAATCAGATTCCACAGGAAATCAGGGACACCTACAATTTTGTTCTCAGAGGTCCCGGCATCTCATCCGGTATCAATATGCTTGTACAGACTTCGTATGAATTTAATGTAACCGCCGGTGGAACATATTCATTCATCATCAACTCGACTCCGACAGGAATTGAAGATGATCTGATGAATCTCAGCTTTAACCTCGGACAGAACTATCCGAATCCGTTTAATCCTACAACCATGATCAACTTCAGCATTAAAGAGGCAGGTCTGGTTTCGTTGAAGATATACGACATACTCGGAAATGAAGTTGTTACCCTGGTTAACGAAGTGAAACAACCGGGAAGATACGATGTCCGGTTTGAAGCTTCAAACCTTCCTTCAGGCACATATTTCTATAAACTGGTTCAGGGCAAAAACTCTGAGATCAAAAAGTTATTGTTGCTGAAATAA